The Candidatus Terasakiella magnetica genome has a segment encoding these proteins:
- a CDS encoding acyl-CoA dehydrogenase codes for MTVYNAPLNEMEFLIKDVFDLDTITALPGYEEATEDMVDAILDEAGKLGRDIIAPLARTSDEQGATWKDNEVTTSPGFKEAYAQFIEGGWNGIGFDPEYGGMGLPFILSNAVSEIWNSSSVAFGLCPMLTGGAIEAIHHHASDEQKATYLEKMISGEWTGTMNLTEPSAGSDLAAVSAKAVPQEDGSYKISGQKIFITFGEHDMTDNIIHLVLARTPDAPAGSRGISLFIVPKFLVNEDGSLGERNPAYCISIEHKLGIHGSPTATMSFEEATGYLVKEENKGLACMFTMMNNARLNVGNEGFAAAERAYQCAREYAMERVQSPLLGSKDKTSVTIDKHPDVRRMLLTMKSKTEAARAISYFTARQQDIQAKSDDEAARTNADALIQLLTPIVKAYSTDIGIEVADDGIQVHGGMGFIEESGAPQWLRDVRITAIYEGTNGIQANDLIGRKVAMNGGAYLDVLMPLIKEDVAAAKAKGGVFAEMADALDVAITNTEKATQWLIESFKDDPKQAATGSVHYLRLMGNLCGGWLLTKSAIIAQAKLDAGQGDPNFMKAKINTARFFGEQILPVSSALKSMFIKGHGAVLDCEDEWL; via the coding sequence ATGACTGTCTACAATGCCCCCCTAAACGAAATGGAATTCCTCATCAAGGATGTTTTTGACCTTGATACCATTACCGCATTGCCCGGCTATGAAGAAGCCACAGAAGATATGGTTGACGCAATCTTGGATGAGGCTGGGAAACTAGGCCGCGACATCATCGCCCCATTAGCGCGCACCTCTGATGAACAAGGTGCCACGTGGAAAGACAATGAAGTCACCACTTCTCCCGGTTTTAAAGAGGCTTATGCCCAGTTTATTGAAGGCGGCTGGAACGGCATTGGTTTTGATCCGGAATATGGCGGCATGGGCCTGCCTTTCATCCTGTCCAACGCGGTCAGTGAAATCTGGAACTCCTCTTCTGTTGCCTTTGGCCTATGCCCCATGTTGACAGGCGGCGCTATTGAAGCGATCCATCACCATGCCTCAGACGAACAAAAAGCCACCTACCTTGAAAAAATGATTTCAGGGGAATGGACAGGCACCATGAACCTGACCGAACCTTCAGCGGGTTCTGACCTTGCAGCCGTAAGTGCCAAGGCCGTACCGCAAGAAGATGGGTCTTACAAAATCTCGGGTCAAAAGATTTTCATCACTTTTGGTGAGCATGACATGACCGACAATATCATTCACCTGGTCTTGGCACGCACACCGGATGCACCTGCGGGTTCGCGCGGTATTTCCCTCTTTATCGTGCCAAAATTCCTTGTCAATGAAGATGGCTCATTGGGGGAACGCAACCCGGCTTATTGTATCTCTATTGAACATAAACTTGGTATTCACGGTTCCCCAACCGCCACCATGTCTTTTGAAGAAGCCACAGGCTACTTGGTGAAAGAAGAAAACAAAGGCTTGGCCTGCATGTTCACCATGATGAACAACGCCCGCCTTAATGTGGGCAACGAAGGTTTTGCCGCAGCTGAGCGTGCCTATCAATGTGCGCGTGAATATGCCATGGAACGTGTTCAAAGCCCGTTGCTTGGTTCCAAAGACAAAACATCTGTCACCATTGACAAACACCCAGATGTGCGTCGCATGCTCTTGACCATGAAGTCCAAAACGGAAGCCGCACGTGCGATTTCTTACTTCACCGCGCGCCAGCAAGACATTCAGGCCAAATCTGATGATGAAGCCGCGCGTACAAATGCCGATGCGCTCATCCAGCTTTTGACACCAATCGTCAAAGCCTACAGCACGGACATTGGGATTGAAGTTGCCGATGATGGCATTCAGGTCCATGGCGGCATGGGCTTTATTGAAGAATCCGGTGCGCCACAATGGCTGCGCGATGTGCGCATCACAGCTATTTACGAAGGTACAAACGGCATTCAGGCCAATGACCTGATCGGTCGTAAAGTCGCTATGAACGGCGGTGCTTACCTTGATGTTTTGATGCCACTGATCAAAGAGGACGTGGCAGCAGCCAAAGCCAAAGGCGGCGTTTTTGCAGAAATGGCAGACGCCTTGGACGTTGCCATCACCAACACAGAAAAAGCCACACAATGGCTGATCGAAAGCTTTAAAGACGATCCCAAACAAGCCGCAACAGGCTCGGTTCACTACCTGCGTTTGATGGGCAACCTGTGTGGGGGCTGGCTGTTGACAAAATCAGCTATCATCGCCCAAGCCAAACTGGATGCGGGGCAAGGCGATCCAAACTTCATGAAAGCCAAAATCAACACCGCCCGCTTCTTTGGCGAACAAATCCTGCCAGTTTCCAGCGCGCTAAAATCCATGTTCATCAAAGGCCATGGCGCCGTGCTTGATTGCGAAGACGAGTGGCTGTAA
- a CDS encoding HIT family protein, with product MVSNADCVFCKILKGEIPSFKVYDDDHTYGFMDINPANAGHVLVIPKYHAPNIYEIPKDWVSDCMITAQKIAKAVHEVTRPDGINILQANGEGAAQSVHHFHIHVLPRSNDDGLKMNWELVPGDMDEIAALAEKIKSALA from the coding sequence ATGGTATCCAATGCAGATTGTGTTTTTTGCAAAATTTTAAAAGGGGAAATCCCCAGCTTTAAAGTTTATGATGATGATCATACCTATGGCTTTATGGATATTAATCCCGCCAATGCGGGCCATGTGCTGGTGATCCCGAAATATCACGCGCCTAATATTTACGAAATCCCCAAAGATTGGGTTTCTGATTGTATGATAACTGCGCAAAAAATTGCCAAGGCGGTGCATGAGGTCACCAGACCTGATGGCATTAATATTTTGCAGGCCAATGGGGAAGGGGCTGCGCAATCGGTGCATCATTTCCACATTCATGTGTTGCCGCGCTCTAATGATGATGGTTTGAAAATGAACTGGGAACTGGTCCCCGGTGATATGGATGAAATCGCCGCATTGGCTGAAAAAATTAAAAGTGCCCTTGCCTGA